One stretch of Kiritimatiellaceae bacterium DNA includes these proteins:
- a CDS encoding DUF1318 domain-containing protein, whose translation MKKLLLVGLLICAAMTVSAQATYDIKEMTPAVKSALDGRKSRFAELKTMKAQGVVGENNRGYVQALGGGADVKALVAAENKDRKQVYEAIVQQNKLGPAALPTVEAVFARVQRDKADPGDKVQDASGSWN comes from the coding sequence ATGAAAAAACTTTTACTGGTTGGTTTGCTGATTTGTGCGGCGATGACGGTTTCGGCGCAGGCGACGTATGACATCAAGGAAATGACTCCGGCGGTGAAGTCGGCGTTGGACGGACGCAAGTCACGGTTCGCCGAATTGAAGACGATGAAAGCGCAGGGCGTTGTTGGCGAAAACAATCGCGGTTACGTTCAGGCTCTCGGCGGCGGTGCCGACGTGAAGGCGCTGGTTGCGGCGGAAAACAAGGATCGCAAGCAGGTTTATGAAGCGATTGTTCAGCAGAACAAGCTCGGCCCGGCTGCGCTTCCGACGGTTGAAGCGGTCTTTGCCCGCGTTCAGCGTGATAAAGCCGATCCCGGCGACAAAGTCCAGGACGCTTCCGGAAGCTGGAATTAA
- a CDS encoding YhcH/YjgK/YiaL family protein, which yields MIFDSIENQSLYPFGAEWKAAFDFLKTAAPEMEDKKYFIQGDDLFAGVNSYSTKPRDIAKLETHRKYVDIQVLLSGEEIIEVFEKPGLVVSEPYNPEKDAEFYQVPAKPPVTVTLKPGHFAVFLPEDAHMPCIMTGSSPQPVKKVVIKVAIDLLF from the coding sequence ATGATTTTTGATAGTATTGAAAACCAAAGCCTCTACCCGTTCGGCGCAGAGTGGAAAGCCGCCTTTGACTTTCTAAAAACCGCGGCGCCGGAGATGGAAGATAAAAAATATTTCATTCAGGGCGATGATCTATTCGCTGGGGTGAACAGTTACAGCACCAAGCCGCGCGACATCGCCAAACTGGAAACCCACCGGAAATATGTCGATATTCAGGTGCTTCTGAGCGGCGAAGAAATTATTGAGGTTTTCGAGAAGCCGGGATTAGTTGTCAGCGAGCCATACAATCCGGAAAAAGATGCCGAGTTCTATCAGGTTCCGGCAAAGCCGCCTGTAACGGTCACACTCAAACCGGGACATTTCGCCGTCTTTTTGCCGGAAGATGCCCACATGCCGTGCATCATGACCGGAAGTTCGCCGCAACCGGTCAAAAAGGTCGTCATCAAAGTCGCTATTGATCTGCTGTTTTAA
- a CDS encoding threonine synthase: protein MKYISTRGRMEPVGFLDAVMTGLAPDGGLLLPESLPNVAGKLTAWKKLSYQELAFEVMSRFATDIPSADLKALIEKSYSTFRAPEVTPVIPVDGFHVLELWHGPTLAFKDVALQFLGNLFEYVLEKQGGELNILGATSGDTGSAAIYGVHGKKNIRIFIMHPKGRTSPVQEKQMTSVLDDNVFNLAVEGTFDDCQHLMKSIFSDVEFKEKHSLGSVNSVNWARVLAQIVYYFYAFFRVQENTGAEQVQFSVPTGNFGDIMAGYIAVQMGLPVKKLILATNENNILSRFFNTGVYSIGEVVPTISPSMDIQVASNFERYLYYRVGQDAAKLCELMAGFAKNKSLTVPGTDDLFAAGEAGTAQTLAMIKKCYEQEGYILDPHTAVGVAVAERFADSAIPTICLATAHPAKFTDAIQQAIGIAAHHPTLDKLAAAETRCDTLANDESAIRNYLVSKT, encoded by the coding sequence ATGAAATACATCAGTACCAGAGGGCGGATGGAGCCGGTCGGCTTCCTTGATGCCGTAATGACCGGGCTGGCGCCCGACGGCGGACTGCTTTTGCCGGAATCTCTTCCAAACGTTGCAGGCAAACTGACGGCATGGAAGAAACTTTCCTATCAGGAGCTGGCGTTCGAAGTAATGAGTCGGTTCGCCACCGACATTCCGTCCGCCGATCTCAAAGCGCTGATTGAAAAGAGCTACTCCACTTTCCGCGCGCCGGAAGTGACTCCGGTTATTCCGGTTGACGGATTCCATGTATTGGAACTCTGGCACGGCCCGACGCTGGCCTTCAAGGATGTGGCGCTTCAGTTCCTCGGCAACCTGTTCGAGTACGTTCTCGAAAAGCAGGGGGGAGAGCTGAATATTCTCGGCGCGACCAGCGGCGACACCGGCTCGGCCGCCATCTATGGCGTGCACGGCAAAAAGAACATCCGCATTTTCATCATGCATCCGAAGGGACGCACCAGTCCGGTGCAGGAAAAGCAGATGACCAGCGTGCTCGACGACAACGTCTTCAACCTCGCGGTCGAAGGTACGTTCGACGACTGCCAGCACCTGATGAAGTCCATTTTCTCCGATGTGGAGTTCAAAGAAAAACACTCGCTCGGTTCCGTTAACTCGGTGAACTGGGCGCGGGTGCTGGCCCAGATCGTCTATTATTTCTACGCCTTCTTCCGTGTACAGGAAAACACCGGCGCGGAGCAGGTTCAGTTTTCTGTTCCGACCGGTAACTTCGGCGACATCATGGCCGGATACATTGCAGTACAAATGGGACTGCCGGTTAAAAAGCTGATTCTGGCCACCAACGAAAACAACATTCTGTCGCGCTTTTTCAATACCGGCGTTTACAGCATCGGCGAAGTCGTGCCGACTATCAGTCCGTCGATGGACATTCAGGTCGCCAGCAACTTTGAGCGCTATCTCTATTACCGGGTCGGCCAGGACGCCGCCAAGCTGTGCGAACTGATGGCTGGTTTTGCCAAAAACAAATCGCTGACCGTTCCCGGCACCGACGATCTTTTCGCCGCCGGTGAAGCGGGCACCGCGCAAACGCTGGCGATGATCAAAAAATGCTACGAACAGGAAGGTTACATTCTCGATCCGCACACCGCCGTCGGCGTCGCGGTCGCTGAACGCTTTGCTGATTCAGCCATTCCTACGATTTGTCTGGCGACCGCGCACCCGGCTAAATTTACGGACGCCATTCAGCAGGCGATCGGCATCGCTGCGCACCATCCGACGCTCGACAAACTCGCCGCCGCCGAAACCCGCTGCGACACCCTTGCCAACGACGAGTCGGCGATCCGTAATTATCTAGTTTCAAAAACGTGA
- a CDS encoding virulence RhuM family protein — translation MSEQNKNKLIRSSTAEYLTFIAAGGGSETSVEMRYEDENIWLTQKTMAVLYDVSIPAINQHLKRIFADRELEENSVVKQYLITAADGKNYTTKHYNLQAIVAVGFKIENERAVQFRKWAGRIVKDYTIQGWVMDVERLKQGGNLTDEFFERQLEKIREIRLSERKFYQKITDIYATSLDYDPSAAATQRFFAAVQNKMHYAVHGNTAAEVIVDRADHKKDNMGLTSWDGAPSGKIYKYDVLVAKNYLSEFELGQMQRIVSAYLDMAEMQAMRKIPMTMADWEGRLGGFLKLWDRDILQDAGKVSAELAKTHAESEFEKYRMVQDRLFESDFDKAVRQIEGLLSAEPENGLSKESS, via the coding sequence ATGAGTGAGCAGAATAAGAACAAGCTGATTCGCAGCAGTACGGCTGAGTATTTGACCTTTATTGCCGCCGGTGGCGGCTCGGAAACCAGCGTGGAAATGCGTTATGAAGATGAGAATATCTGGCTGACGCAGAAGACGATGGCGGTTCTTTATGATGTTTCGATTCCTGCCATCAACCAGCACTTGAAACGTATTTTCGCGGACCGCGAGCTGGAGGAAAACTCAGTTGTTAAGCAATACTTAATAACTGCCGCTGACGGCAAAAACTACACTACAAAGCACTACAACCTGCAGGCGATCGTCGCCGTTGGGTTCAAGATCGAAAACGAACGCGCGGTGCAGTTCCGCAAGTGGGCCGGGCGGATTGTGAAGGATTACACCATCCAGGGGTGGGTCATGGATGTTGAGCGCCTGAAACAGGGCGGAAATTTGACGGATGAGTTTTTTGAGCGTCAGTTAGAGAAGATTCGGGAAATTCGGCTTTCGGAACGTAAGTTTTATCAAAAAATCACCGATATCTATGCGACCTCGCTCGACTACGATCCGTCTGCTGCGGCCACCCAGCGTTTCTTTGCCGCCGTTCAAAATAAAATGCATTATGCCGTCCATGGGAATACGGCCGCAGAGGTGATTGTGGATCGTGCGGATCATAAAAAGGACAATATGGGGCTGACCAGTTGGGACGGGGCTCCTTCGGGGAAAATCTATAAGTACGATGTTTTGGTTGCCAAGAACTACCTGTCCGAGTTTGAACTTGGGCAGATGCAGCGAATTGTTTCGGCTTATCTGGATATGGCGGAAATGCAGGCGATGCGGAAAATTCCTATGACGATGGCTGACTGGGAAGGGCGTCTGGGTGGATTCCTTAAACTATGGGATCGGGATATTCTTCAGGATGCGGGGAAGGTCTCCGCAGAACTGGCTAAAACCCACGCTGAAAGCGAGTTTGAAAAATACCGCATGGTGCAGGATCGGCTGTTTGAGAGCGATTTCGACAAGGCTGTTAGGCAAATCGAAGGATTGCTCTCCGCCGAACCGGAGAACGGGCTGTCCAAGGAGTCTTCTTAG
- the trpS gene encoding tryptophan--tRNA ligase, translating to MRILSGIQPSGKLHIGNYFGMMKPAIELQEQGEAFLFIADYHALTTVNDAAALRTMVKDVALDFLAAGLDPAKTAFYRQSDVPEVQELAWLLSVVTPMGLLERCHSFKDKTAKGIAATHSLFAYPVLMAADILSVQSTVVPVGRDQKQHVEVTRDIAIKFNNQFGEVFTIPEPSIRDSVAVVPGVDGQKMSKSYDNTLEIFGDPGILKKRVMQIVTDSTPLEDPKNPDACNAFALYKLFATDAEAADLAARYRAGGFGYGTAKKELLAKINDYFAPMREKRAELEKNPDFVNDVLKKGAERARAETRKTLQAARQAVGLE from the coding sequence ATGAGAATTCTTTCGGGCATACAGCCTTCGGGCAAACTGCATATCGGCAACTATTTCGGGATGATGAAGCCTGCGATTGAACTGCAGGAGCAGGGCGAGGCGTTTCTGTTCATCGCCGATTACCACGCGCTGACGACGGTGAACGATGCCGCCGCACTGCGTACGATGGTAAAAGATGTCGCGCTCGATTTTCTGGCCGCCGGGCTTGATCCGGCCAAGACCGCGTTTTACCGCCAGAGCGACGTGCCGGAAGTTCAGGAGCTGGCGTGGCTGCTGTCGGTGGTGACGCCGATGGGCCTGCTGGAGCGCTGTCATTCCTTCAAAGATAAAACCGCCAAAGGCATCGCCGCCACGCACAGCCTGTTCGCCTATCCGGTGCTGATGGCCGCCGATATTCTTTCGGTGCAGTCCACCGTGGTGCCGGTCGGGCGCGACCAGAAGCAGCACGTCGAAGTGACGCGCGACATCGCCATCAAATTCAATAACCAGTTCGGCGAGGTGTTCACGATTCCGGAGCCGTCCATCCGCGACTCGGTCGCCGTGGTTCCCGGCGTGGACGGGCAGAAGATGTCGAAGTCCTACGACAACACGCTGGAAATCTTTGGCGATCCAGGGATTCTGAAAAAACGGGTGATGCAGATTGTGACTGACAGTACGCCGCTGGAAGATCCGAAGAACCCCGACGCCTGCAACGCGTTTGCGCTCTATAAGCTTTTCGCCACAGATGCCGAGGCCGCCGACCTCGCCGCGCGCTACCGTGCAGGCGGCTTCGGCTACGGCACCGCCAAGAAAGAACTGCTTGCCAAAATTAATGACTACTTTGCGCCGATGCGCGAAAAGCGCGCCGAACTCGAAAAGAATCCTGACTTCGTAAACGACGTCTTGAAGAAGGGTGCGGAAAGAGCGCGTGCCGAAACCCGTAAAACCCTTCAAGCCGCCCGTCAGGCCGTTGGTTTGGAGTGA
- a CDS encoding type II toxin-antitoxin system Phd/YefM family antitoxin gives MSITVTAVKARQNLGELLNLVSIKHEEVIIERAGKKIARLTAIEESAVSEPVAEAYAVKKKGGSKIDFSEFFGTWDDEEYRRVTEAVNEFRRLRGAGKEMWESTGQTPDEYVRKEREEWD, from the coding sequence GTGAGTATTACCGTTACGGCAGTTAAAGCGCGGCAGAATCTTGGGGAACTCCTCAATCTGGTTTCCATTAAACACGAAGAAGTCATCATTGAGCGGGCCGGAAAAAAAATCGCCCGGCTGACGGCGATTGAAGAGAGTGCCGTCAGTGAGCCGGTTGCGGAAGCGTACGCAGTGAAGAAAAAGGGTGGAAGCAAAATAGATTTTTCTGAATTTTTCGGTACATGGGATGATGAAGAATACCGGCGTGTTACTGAAGCGGTCAATGAGTTCCGCCGATTGCGAGGGGCGGGAAAAGAGATGTGGGAGAGTACGGGACAGACTCCTGACGAATACGTCCGGAAGGAGCGTGAAGAGTGGGATTAA
- a CDS encoding PIN domain-containing protein, which produces MGLSFRGDEILFIDTAPVIYYIENHPQFSSKMDALIDAVANFRQQWITSFVTYVEVLALPRKMKDQPMEQLYTHLLTQTRFLKIVQTNPSIMNQCVHFRAEYGFKTPDAIQLATAQVFGADIVITNDHAWKKITELRVVTLDEL; this is translated from the coding sequence GTGGGATTAAGTTTTAGAGGCGACGAAATCCTGTTCATTGATACCGCTCCGGTGATTTATTACATCGAAAATCATCCGCAGTTTTCCAGTAAAATGGATGCATTGATAGATGCTGTGGCGAATTTTCGTCAACAGTGGATTACTTCATTTGTCACGTATGTCGAAGTTTTGGCTCTTCCCCGCAAAATGAAAGACCAGCCGATGGAGCAACTTTATACCCATCTGTTAACCCAAACCCGGTTTCTTAAAATTGTACAAACCAATCCGTCAATCATGAACCAGTGTGTCCATTTTCGGGCTGAATACGGTTTTAAAACGCCGGATGCAATTCAACTGGCAACGGCGCAGGTTTTCGGGGCGGATATTGTTATTACGAATGATCACGCCTGGAAGAAAATTACAGAATTGCGTGTGGTGACGCTGGATGAGCTTTAA
- a CDS encoding segregation/condensation protein A, whose protein sequence is MPDLLPNEEYKVNLEVFEGPLDLLLYLIKKDEVDIYDIPIGRITTQYMEYLDLMKILNLEIAGDFIVMAATLMVIKSRLLLPDEDRGPVEEDDEDDPRWDLVRQLVEYKKFKDAAGFLGHLEEVQENVFSREGEHVELGARPEIGMSDVSIFDLISALNQALDRAPKEELNEIFAEQFTVSEKVDYLLETTKNGKPLTLGRLFRGMRSRQEIVCTFLAVLELMKLNRLAARQDNHFGEIVIEQVEGGESEPVLQENEQP, encoded by the coding sequence ATGCCCGATCTGCTTCCGAACGAAGAATACAAAGTGAATCTGGAGGTCTTTGAAGGCCCGCTCGATCTGCTTCTCTATCTCATCAAAAAAGATGAGGTGGACATCTACGACATTCCGATCGGGCGGATCACCACCCAGTACATGGAATATCTCGATTTGATGAAAATCCTCAATCTCGAGATCGCCGGCGATTTCATCGTGATGGCCGCGACGCTGATGGTGATTAAGAGCCGACTGCTGCTGCCCGACGAAGACCGCGGGCCGGTGGAAGAGGACGACGAAGACGATCCGCGCTGGGATCTGGTACGCCAGCTGGTTGAATACAAAAAGTTCAAGGATGCCGCCGGGTTCCTTGGGCACCTTGAAGAGGTTCAGGAAAATGTTTTTTCGCGGGAAGGCGAACATGTCGAACTCGGCGCGCGGCCTGAAATCGGCATGTCGGATGTCAGCATCTTTGATTTAATCAGTGCACTGAATCAGGCGCTGGATCGCGCGCCGAAAGAAGAACTGAACGAAATTTTCGCCGAGCAGTTCACGGTCAGCGAAAAAGTGGACTACCTTTTGGAAACGACAAAAAACGGCAAACCGCTGACGCTGGGCCGTCTGTTCCGCGGGATGCGCTCGCGCCAGGAAATCGTTTGTACGTTTCTCGCTGTGCTGGAGCTGATGAAACTCAACCGGCTGGCGGCGCGGCAGGATAATCATTTCGGTGAAATTGTCATTGAGCAGGTGGAGGGCGGCGAGTCCGAACCGGTTTTGCAGGAGAATGAACAACCATGA
- the scpB gene encoding SMC-Scp complex subunit ScpB codes for MSNIEVLPELKQIIGSLLFAAKKPMTSKELRKVLTDAGAGYGGSYEQFSAIKEDEIVSAVEELKNELARSSSGLCIAEIAHGYRLQNEINCGPWVRTLLDKDHAARLSKPALETLAIIAYRQPILRSEIESVRGVAVDQVLRNLVEMQLVKVVARSDLPGRPWLFGTTQRFLEHFGLRALDEMPGMEELKRMEKPERTKTFPAMEKELELRAEQAETEGDHESGEAEEAD; via the coding sequence ATGAGCAATATTGAAGTACTTCCTGAACTCAAACAGATTATCGGCTCGCTGCTGTTCGCGGCGAAGAAACCGATGACTTCCAAGGAGCTGCGCAAGGTGCTGACCGATGCAGGCGCCGGCTACGGAGGTTCTTACGAACAGTTTTCCGCCATCAAGGAGGACGAAATCGTTTCCGCCGTCGAGGAACTGAAAAACGAGCTGGCGCGCAGCAGTAGCGGTTTGTGCATTGCTGAAATAGCGCACGGCTACCGGTTGCAGAACGAAATCAACTGCGGCCCATGGGTGCGCACGTTGCTCGACAAAGACCACGCTGCCCGGCTTTCCAAGCCCGCGCTTGAAACGCTGGCCATCATCGCTTACCGCCAGCCGATCCTGCGTTCTGAGATTGAATCGGTGCGCGGCGTCGCAGTTGATCAGGTTCTCCGCAATCTGGTCGAAATGCAGTTGGTCAAGGTGGTCGCCCGCAGTGACCTGCCGGGCCGTCCGTGGCTTTTCGGAACGACCCAGCGCTTCCTCGAACACTTCGGCCTGCGGGCGCTCGACGAGATGCCCGGTATGGAAGAACTGAAGCGGATGGAAAAACCAGAGCGGACAAAAACTTTCCCTGCGATGGAAAAAGAGCTAGAACTGCGGGCGGAACAGGCGGAAACGGAGGGCGATCATGAGTCTGGAGAAGCTGAGGAAGCAGATTGA
- the pheA gene encoding prephenate dehydratase yields the protein MSLEKLRKQIDGLDAELVKLLNERIKVALEIGKTKKEQGGEIYVPSREKAVFDRIAALNNGPLPAESARAIYREIMSAALALESNLKIAYLGPPATFTHQAAHAKFGASVDYHPVGTITDVFTAVERGTADYGVVPIENSIEGAVTHTFDQFTGTPLKICAEIYLPVALYLLASVPKEKITRVCSKQEAIGQCRRWLSENLSGVEMDAVNSTALAAEMAAKSDCAAIASALAADLYGLNVIADNIQDSSGNTTRFLVIGKKYSEPTGEDKTSIYFGIKDEVGALHDALDALKINRINMTKIESRPSKNKAWEYYFFVDFEGHADDPHVKDALKALSKHCAVLNILGSYPKAEM from the coding sequence ATGAGTCTGGAGAAGCTGAGGAAGCAGATTGACGGTCTCGATGCGGAGCTGGTGAAGCTCCTCAACGAGCGGATCAAAGTCGCGCTCGAAATCGGGAAAACCAAAAAAGAGCAAGGCGGCGAAATTTATGTTCCGTCCCGCGAGAAAGCCGTCTTTGACCGGATTGCCGCGCTGAATAACGGCCCGCTCCCCGCCGAGTCGGCGCGCGCCATCTACCGCGAAATCATGTCGGCCGCACTGGCACTGGAAAGCAATCTGAAGATTGCTTATCTCGGCCCTCCGGCCACATTCACGCATCAGGCGGCGCACGCCAAGTTCGGCGCCAGCGTCGATTACCATCCGGTCGGCACCATCACCGATGTGTTCACCGCCGTCGAGCGCGGAACCGCCGACTACGGCGTCGTACCGATTGAAAACTCCATCGAAGGTGCGGTTACGCACACCTTCGATCAGTTCACCGGAACGCCGCTCAAAATCTGTGCGGAAATTTATCTGCCAGTCGCGCTTTATCTGCTCGCCTCCGTACCGAAGGAAAAAATCACGCGGGTTTGCAGTAAGCAGGAAGCCATCGGCCAGTGCCGCCGCTGGCTCAGCGAAAATCTTTCCGGCGTGGAAATGGATGCGGTCAACAGTACTGCGCTGGCCGCTGAAATGGCTGCGAAAAGTGACTGCGCCGCCATTGCCAGCGCGCTGGCCGCCGACCTCTACGGTCTGAACGTCATCGCCGATAATATTCAGGACTCCAGCGGCAACACGACCCGCTTTCTGGTCATCGGTAAAAAATACAGCGAACCGACCGGTGAAGATAAAACATCGATCTACTTCGGCATCAAGGACGAAGTCGGCGCTCTGCACGACGCGCTCGACGCGCTCAAAATTAACCGGATCAATATGACCAAGATTGAGTCTCGCCCCAGCAAAAACAAGGCGTGGGAATACTATTTCTTCGTCGACTTCGAAGGCCATGCGGACGATCCGCATGTGAAGGACGCCCTCAAAGCGCTCTCAAAGCACTGTGCCGTGCTCAATATTCTCGGTTCATATCCGAAAGCAGAAATGTAA
- a CDS encoding glycosyltransferase family 2 protein: MSDFFPEFGAAEAPSPSRFLKRDGSGDKLKLSVGVVAWNEESGIVQALESVLKQTIFRNAAGSGFETELIVIANGCTDSTVEVTAEFFEKARREFPENGTVSLRLETVPEAGFANAWNLLAHTYSRADADFIYFVNADIVIDQDDAFEWMLNELQKDSGMQVVSPVGRKHIEAAKCRTFCDRLNLAVTRFTEKNQTAQVRGHCFCARAAAMRSVWLPKYFPGAVDGCFKRMIVSNMASTQDKPMRIGLARNAAYTFEAYRTFTDIYHRRVRLFVGQTFIETLMSHLKTMRTEQPNLNLMAYLRARDETDPSWLHRLVQLNIHVNGLYATMPSPWFRFRFWKNPKIGTVKKLGMLPVAVMAFIFDIPVILSAAWRLKTGRISDVWKFARNKMRAPVA, from the coding sequence ATGAGTGACTTTTTTCCGGAGTTCGGAGCCGCAGAAGCACCGTCTCCGTCGCGTTTTCTGAAACGGGATGGATCGGGCGATAAGCTGAAACTTTCGGTCGGCGTGGTGGCTTGGAATGAAGAATCCGGTATCGTGCAGGCCTTGGAATCTGTTCTTAAGCAGACCATTTTTCGCAACGCGGCTGGATCGGGCTTTGAAACAGAATTAATTGTTATCGCCAACGGCTGCACCGATTCCACCGTCGAAGTGACGGCGGAGTTTTTCGAAAAGGCCCGCCGCGAATTTCCGGAGAATGGTACAGTTTCCCTGCGGCTTGAAACAGTTCCTGAAGCGGGCTTTGCCAATGCCTGGAACCTGCTGGCGCATACCTACAGCCGGGCCGACGCCGACTTCATCTATTTCGTCAACGCCGACATTGTTATTGATCAGGACGACGCGTTTGAGTGGATGCTCAACGAGCTTCAGAAAGATTCCGGTATGCAGGTCGTTTCGCCGGTCGGTCGCAAACACATTGAAGCGGCGAAATGCCGAACTTTCTGCGACCGGCTGAATTTGGCCGTCACTCGCTTCACGGAAAAAAACCAGACGGCACAGGTGCGCGGACACTGCTTCTGCGCACGCGCCGCCGCAATGCGCTCCGTCTGGCTCCCTAAATATTTCCCCGGCGCGGTGGACGGCTGTTTCAAGCGGATGATTGTCAGCAATATGGCATCGACGCAGGACAAACCGATGCGGATTGGTCTCGCACGCAATGCCGCCTATACCTTTGAAGCGTATCGTACGTTCACCGATATTTATCATCGCCGTGTGCGTCTCTTTGTTGGGCAGACCTTTATTGAAACACTCATGAGCCATCTCAAGACGATGCGTACGGAACAGCCGAATCTTAATTTAATGGCTTACCTGCGCGCACGCGACGAGACTGACCCGTCGTGGCTGCACCGCCTCGTCCAGCTCAACATCCACGTGAACGGACTCTACGCAACGATGCCGTCGCCGTGGTTCCGCTTCCGCTTCTGGAAAAACCCGAAGATCGGAACGGTTAAAAAACTCGGCATGCTTCCGGTGGCCGTCATGGCCTTTATTTTTGACATCCCCGTTATTCTTTCCGCCGCATGGCGCCTTAAAACCGGTCGCATTTCCGATGTCTGGAAATTTGCGAGAAATAAAATGAGAGCCCCTGTCGCGTGA
- a CDS encoding histidinol-phosphate transaminase, which yields MQTNEWISSVPVYEPGKPIEEVARELGFADISEIIKVASNENELGPSPKAMKAMAVAAAEMHRYPDGGCFYLKEKLAGKLGVKPQNLLFGNGSNELIEFLGHVYLGAGTNLVMSEGAFVVYRLVAMLFNAKVIAAPMKKFSHDLDAMLEAVTPETRMVIICNPNNPTGTIVSPAKIKAFLKKLPAHVLAVFDEAYFEFMPDSSKPDLVKEIQKGRENVIVLRTFSKAYGLAGLRIGYAVGHEKLIALLNRVRQPFNVNAMALAAALAALDDDKHLEKTRKTNFQGLELFASSFSALGLAYVPSYANFILVKTGNGRKVFGELQKRKVIVRPMDGYGLPEWIRITVGTPVQNRVVLKALKEIL from the coding sequence ATGCAAACGAACGAATGGATTTCCAGTGTGCCGGTTTACGAGCCGGGCAAACCGATTGAAGAGGTGGCGCGCGAACTCGGGTTCGCTGACATTTCCGAAATCATCAAAGTCGCTTCGAACGAAAACGAACTCGGCCCGTCGCCGAAGGCGATGAAAGCGATGGCCGTCGCGGCGGCAGAAATGCACCGCTATCCTGACGGCGGATGCTTTTACCTGAAAGAAAAGCTGGCCGGAAAACTCGGTGTGAAACCGCAGAACCTGCTTTTCGGTAACGGCAGTAACGAGCTGATTGAATTCCTTGGCCACGTTTATCTTGGCGCCGGAACCAATCTGGTCATGAGCGAAGGCGCTTTCGTCGTTTACCGCCTCGTCGCCATGCTCTTCAACGCGAAGGTGATTGCCGCGCCGATGAAGAAGTTCTCGCACGACCTCGACGCAATGCTGGAGGCGGTGACGCCGGAAACCCGCATGGTGATCATCTGTAATCCGAATAATCCGACCGGCACCATTGTTTCGCCTGCCAAGATCAAGGCCTTCCTGAAGAAACTTCCCGCGCATGTGCTGGCCGTTTTTGACGAAGCCTACTTTGAATTCATGCCCGACAGCTCGAAGCCCGATCTGGTCAAAGAAATCCAGAAGGGCAGAGAGAATGTCATCGTTCTGCGCACCTTCTCCAAAGCGTACGGACTGGCCGGACTGCGCATCGGCTACGCCGTCGGGCACGAAAAGCTGATCGCACTGCTCAACCGCGTCCGCCAGCCGTTCAACGTCAACGCCATGGCGCTGGCCGCCGCGCTCGCCGCGCTCGACGATGACAAACATTTAGAAAAAACGCGGAAGACAAATTTTCAGGGTCTGGAACTTTTCGCATCGAGTTTTTCCGCGCTCGGTCTGGCTTATGTTCCTTCGTATGCGAACTTCATTCTCGTTAAAACCGGTAACGGACGAAAAGTTTTCGGCGAACTGCAGAAACGCAAAGTTATCGTCCGCCCGATGGACGGCTACGGCTTGCCCGAATGGATTCGCATTACCGTTGGCACACCGGTTCAGAACCGAGTTGTTTTGAAAGCCCTCAAAGAGATCCTGTGA
- a CDS encoding metallopeptidase family protein has product MNRRLEKVAADEVAAVLAALPKPLAGPAKQVPVLFKAQPDPDDGLEDDLLGLFTGPELACAGDEPMPPQIILFLANLWDEAEGNESAFRNEVRITYLHELGHYLGLDEDDLFKRGLE; this is encoded by the coding sequence ATGAATAGGCGGCTGGAAAAAGTGGCGGCGGACGAAGTGGCGGCGGTGCTCGCGGCACTGCCGAAGCCACTGGCCGGGCCGGCGAAGCAGGTGCCGGTTTTGTTTAAGGCACAACCTGATCCGGACGACGGACTGGAAGATGATCTGCTTGGCCTTTTCACCGGCCCGGAACTCGCCTGTGCGGGAGACGAGCCGATGCCGCCGCAAATCATCCTGTTTCTTGCAAATCTCTGGGACGAAGCAGAAGGGAATGAATCCGCCTTCCGGAACGAGGTTCGCATCACCTATCTGCACGAATTAGGCCATTACCTCGGCCTCGACGAAGACGACTTGTTTAAGCGCGGGTTAGAATAA